Proteins encoded within one genomic window of Bombina bombina isolate aBomBom1 chromosome 1, aBomBom1.pri, whole genome shotgun sequence:
- the LOC128641995 gene encoding gastrula zinc finger protein XlCGF49.1-like, whose translation MHKDVEEEDVYSTKMFASETQCHISSKIKKMQFPCMECCKNFSCSSALTRHQKLHAGVRPYSCKECKKSFARSSHLVIHLRSHTGERPFSCSECGRGFTSSSTLSLHQRTHTGEKPYACKECSKGFIRASHLALHQRTHTGERPYGCLECGKTFSDSSTLHKHQSTHTGERPYACRDCWRSFTRSANLVAHQRTHTGERPYSCSECSKTFTRNTHLLMHMRTHVEEKSIP comes from the coding sequence atgcacaaagatGTAGAAGAAGAGGATGTGTATAGTACAAAAATGTTCGCAAGTGAAACACAGTGTCACATtagctctaaaataaaaaaaatgcaatttccatGCATGGAATGTTGTAAGAATTTTTCCTGTAGCTCAGCCCTCactagacaccaaaaacttcatgCTGGAGTGAGACCTTATTCTTGCAAGGAATGCAAGAAGAGTTTTGCCCGAAGTTCTCACCTAGTTATACACCTACGAAGCCACACAGGAGAGAGACCATTTTCTTGCAGTGAATGTGGAAGGGGCTTTACCAGTAGTTCTACTCTCTCCTTACACCAGCGAacccacacaggagaaaagccatatGCCTGCAAAGAATGTAGTAAGGGATTCATCAGAGCTTCTCATCTTGCACTCCATCAGAGaacacacacaggagagaggcCTTATGGATGTTTGGAATGTGGCAAAACTTTTTCAGACAGCTCAACACTTCATAAACACCAGAGCACACATACAGGAGAGCGACCATATGCCTGCAGGGACTGTTGGCGGAGTTTCACACGAAGTGCCAATCTTGTGGCTCATCAGAGAACTCACACAGGAGAGAGACCTTATTCATGTAGCGAATGTAGCAAAACATTTACTAGAAATACACATCTACTTATGCATATGAGAACACATGTGGAAGAAAAATCCATTCCCTGA